The following are encoded in a window of Castanea sativa cultivar Marrone di Chiusa Pesio chromosome 5, ASM4071231v1 genomic DNA:
- the LOC142636222 gene encoding protein PELOTA 1 produces the protein MRIVRRDLVPHGPGSVKMVPVDADDLWFVYNLISPGDSVMAVTVRKVLRQAATGGRDAERMKLKLEIKVEEVADYDSVGSILRIRGKNILENEHVKIGAFHTLELELHRPFVLRKDVWDSLALDVLHQASDPSASADLAVVLMQEGLAHLLLVGKSVTITRSRIETSIPRKHGPAIAGYESALNKFFENVLQAFLKHVDFDVVRCAVIASPGFTKDQFHRHLLLEAERRQLRPIIENKSRIILVHTTSGYKHSLREVLDAPNVMNMIKDTKAAKEIRALKDFFDMLSNDPSRACYGPKHVEVAHERLAIQTLLLTDELFRNSDVATRKKYANLVDSVKDSGGTVHIFSSLHVSGEQLATLTGIAAILRFPLPDLEDIEM, from the exons ATGAGGATCGTTCGCAGAGACCTAGTTCCTCACGGTCCTGGTAGCGTTAAG ATGGTACCAGTGGATGCCgatgatttatggtttgtttatAATCTCATATCCCCTGGAGATTCTGTCATGGCTGTCACTGTCAg GAAAGTTCTTAGACAAGCGGCTACTGGAGGAAGAGATGCAGAACGTATGAAATTGAAGTTGGAAATAAAAGTTGAGGAG GTTGCAGATTATGACTCAGTAGGGTCTATTTTGCGCATACGTGGGAAAAACATTCTAGAGAATGAGCATGTAAAG ATTGGGGCATTCCATACTTTAGAACTTGAGCTGCATCGACCTTTTGTGTTACGAAAG GATGTTTGGGACTCATTGGCATTAGATGTACTTCATCAGGCCTCTG ACCCTTCTGCAAGTGCTGATTTAGCTGTGGTTTTAATGCAAGAAGGATTAGCGCATCTCTTACTTGTTGGTAAAAG TGTGACAATTACTCGTTCACGGATAGAAACTTCAATTCCTCGGAAACATGGACCTGCTATTGCTGGTTATGAGTCG GCTCTGAATAAGTTCTTTGAGAATGTGTTACAG GCTTTCTTGAAGCATGTTGATTTTGATGTTGTCCGCTGTGCCGTGATTGCAAGTCCTGGTTTCACAAAG GATCAGTTTCATCGTCACTTATTGTTGGAGGCAGAGAGAAGACAGCTGAGACCTATTATCGAGAACAAGTCACGGATAATTCTTGTGCATACAACATCAGGATACAA GCATAGTTTGAGAGAGGTTTTGGATGCCCCTAATGTCATGAATATGATAAAAGATACTAAAGCAGCAAAAGAG ATTCGAGCTCTCAAGGATTTTTTCGACATGCTTTCAAAT GATCCTTCTCGTGCTTGCTATGGACCAAAGCATGTTGAGGTTGCCCATGAACGATTGGCTATCCAAACACTTCTCCTTACAGATGAACTTTTCAG GAATTCTGATGTAGCAACAAGGAAAAAATATGCCAATTTGGTTGATTCAGTGAAGGATTCAGGGGGCACTGTTCATATTTTTTCATCTTTGCATGTCTCAGGAGAAC AACTGGCGACACTAACTGGCATTGCAGCAATCCTTCGCTTCCCACTGCCCGACCTTGAAGACATAGAGATGTGA